gagttcgaccccacccatatacaagaagggtccgaatcttagggggaaattttgaggggtgttacatttacttatagttagcaagggtacacgcgagtgtccagttcgggcacccatcacagcctacggggttggatagTAACACTTTTAAATCCGACGgtcaaccgcatgttagcggatCCTTTAAGGTGCGTAAAACCCTCCTTAGATGATTGCTTGAACCCTTACCCGACTTTAGTTTATATAAAGgtttcttttcaaaattctattttaaatAGTTTCGTAATGTTCctaaaattaagtggcgactcacttttctttattttcaaaaataataaatagccAAGTTATGATTGACAAGTTATAAAACCGTTTTGAAATTTGGTTTTCGAAAttggattatgataaaatgatgactCTATTGGGAATTCATCTAGGTTCTAACCAAAAGGATTTTGTTATTTGGCTAATTATTTACTTGTATTAATTATTACATTCCGCAATtatgtatttaaattttaaatatattattattattgttgcaTTTCTTGGCATATTTCAACTGaatatatagtatattaaagaacAGTTTTCAAAATCGTAGCCGGGCTTTTGTATATTTAACCCTTCTCCGGAACAATCAGCGATTTATTGGTTCGTCATGCGTCCAATGGTTGTCGTGAGTTCTAGCCTAAGTTTTCTACTTGGATTATCGATCTTTTAAAAGAACTCTAGTCTACCTAGGTTAGATCTAAGCCAAATACATCATTTAGGTGCATTTGCCTAAGTTAGCCTAATACTTAAGTCGTATTGGGTCCATTAGAAGACCACATTTAGTCTAAATGGCCCACGGTCAAAAAAGACGATTATCCAACTCTTTGATTAATTTGAAGGATATGTATGTCGATTTGTACATACCATTGTCACTTGGTAtgggtttttatttttatatatagtttCTTTTGTTGTAGTAAAGAAAGATATCCATTCAAAGTATGCTTGGAAGCGTTGTAGGATCGAGGTCACTTTCTATCAGAGATtatattgccgaggtcattttcagtgAGATCATATGGCCGAGGTTATTTCCGACTAGGTTGTGGGACTGAGGTCACTTCCGATTAGAGATTATGAGTCTGAGGTCATTTCCGGTCAGAGTTTATCATGTCGAGGTCTTTGCCGGCAATTGTACACATgtatgatcattgagtgtgcatatacatattttgcaTATCTATGTTGACAGTTTGATGCTTATTTGTGACTTGTGAGTACTTGTACGATACATCTTGTGATATTGAATTGTGATCGGTATCTTATTGAACTGTGTAAtatgaactgttaggttgggCTAATTTCCGTGCAGGTTGTCTGGAGGTTCGGGTTGGAAACAGAGTTCATGCATTCTTTTATAAttacttagtttttctagttAGCTTGTTGGGTACCtcattgtttggtactcacccttgctttTACACTTGTGTAGGGTTCGTGCTCGGACTTTGATCACCGTCTCTTTTCTTGAACATTCGAGGCTTTTGGGAGTTGATAGAGGTAGCCATTAATATACAGCGAACTCTCGTACTTTCTGTATTTTTATACTTTACTctgtttgagagttgaagacatattaAGACTTGTACTTTCATTTCAGTTTTACTTTctttagtggcttgtacatgtgacagttgaaggctcatgagaagaactaccctacccatgatatAGAGTTAGCGGCGGTGGTATTTGTGTTGATGCTATGGCGTTATTActttatggtgtgcattgtgaggtattcACTAATCACAAGAGTCTTCAGTACATCGTCAGTTAGAGGGATCTAAATTTGAGGCAGCATAAATGGCTTGagttactgaaggactatgacatgactatcttgtaccATCTGGGAAAGGCTAATATTGTGGCCgatgctttgagtaggaaggCTATTAGTATGGGAAGTCTCGTGGCGATTAATGTTGATAGGAGGCCTTTGGCTAAAGATCTTCAGAGGTTAGCTAATATCCTTGTTCGATTGCGAGTTTCTGAGAAGGGTGGAGGATTCATTGCTTCTATTGATGCCCGCTCTTCCTTAGTTGAGCAAATTGGAGAGAGGCATTTTGATGGTGAAAGGTTATGTCTCATTCGAGATAAGGTGTTGAGGGGTGAATCCAAGAAGGCTAGACTTGATTAAAAGGGTGTCTTGAGGATTGGGGGCCAAATTTGTGTGCCTATGGTGGGCGACTTGATCAGATCGATactagaggaggctcattgctATTGATATTCTATTTATCTGGGCGcagcaaagatgtatcatgaccttagtcagcattactggtggtgtggaATGAAAAGGGACATCGTAGAGTTTGTGTCCAGGTGTTTCACCTGTCAACAggtcaagtgtgagcaccagcggccTGGAAGTGTGAGTCAGAAGATGcctattcctacttggaagtaggagcGGATCACTATGGACTTTATTGTGGGTTTGCCTACCACCAtaggtggttatgattctatatgggtgatgGTCGACAAAATGACCAAGTCTGCTCATTTTATTCCCATTAAAGTGAAGTACACAGTTGACAGACTAGCTTAGTTGTATATTATTCAGATAATTCGTCTTCATGAAGTCCAGTATCCATTGTTTCGGATTgaggttcagtatttacttcACACTTTTAGTAGGCTCTACAGGAGGGCCTGGGCACTAGGCTTCatatgagtacaacttttcacctaaagactgatggtcagtccgaACAGATGGTtcaagtgttggaggatatgctccgagcttatgttattaattttggTGTTAGGTAGGACCAACATtttcccttagcagagtttgcctacaacaacagttatcactctagcattcagattGCCCCATtcaaggcattgtatggtaggtggTGTCGATCTCTTATTGAGTGGTTCGACTCCTTTGAGATAGACTCTTTAGACATGGACTTTCTTAGAGATGCCATGAAGAAGGTTCGAATTATCCAGGGTAGACTCTTGATAgcccagagtaggcaaaagATCTATACATATATGAGGGTTCG
The genomic region above belongs to Solanum dulcamara chromosome 5, daSolDulc1.2, whole genome shotgun sequence and contains:
- the LOC129890222 gene encoding uncharacterized protein LOC129890222, with the protein product MTILYHLGKANIVADALSRKAISMGSLVAINVDRRPLAKDLQRLANILVRLRVSEKGGGFIASIDARSSLVEQIGERHFDGERLCLIRDKVLRAKMYHDLSQHYWWCGMKRDIVEFVSRCFTCQQVKCEHQRPGSALQEGLGTRLHMSTTFHLKTDGQSEQMVQVLEDMLRAYVINFGVRWCRSLIEWFDSFEIDSLDMDFLRDAMKKVRIIQGRLLIAQSRVGEVAYKLALPPSLSVAHPVFYVSMLQKYVTDESHVLSLDTVKLGPYLTFKKEPIAILDRQVQKLRTEVIASVKVQWRHRSVGEAT